Proteins from a genomic interval of Acidimicrobiales bacterium:
- a CDS encoding VWA domain-containing protein, with the protein MTEPDAGAATLASGEALLALLSGFIVELREAGLPVSLTENLDALEAVKHIPLEDRSAFKYALGATLVKSSAHWRAFETVFEVYFSLRGAQHAIDEDGNVLDPGEIDPDDADGQLPGPGEGEGQGAGGGGEPLSAEQLAEMLYQALMGGNDAMVRALARQAVRRYAGMEPGRPVGGTYYLYRTLRNLDLDAVLDRLMDATRQEAGEDLTSLEERLERDEFQTRIEHLKREVEAEIRRRLVADRGVEAMARTLRKPLPEDVDFMHASRDEMANLRKALYPLTRRLAVRLARKRRHGRKGPLDFRATVRSSLSYGGVPVDPKFRYPRPHKPEIFVVADISGSVAAFARFTLMLVYAISHQFSRVRAFTFIDGIDEVTRFFEGTEDINEAIHRVNTEADVVWVDGHSDYGHAFEVFHQTYAKEITLKTTVIILGDARDNYHASQSWVLKDIEKRARHLYWLNPEPKSYWDTGDSIVGEYSVHCDGTFECRNLRQLEKFVDYLA; encoded by the coding sequence ATGACCGAGCCCGACGCCGGCGCCGCCACCCTGGCCTCGGGCGAGGCCCTGCTCGCCCTGCTGTCGGGCTTCATCGTCGAGCTGCGCGAGGCCGGCCTGCCGGTCAGCCTGACCGAGAACCTCGACGCCCTCGAAGCGGTCAAGCACATCCCGCTGGAGGACCGCAGCGCCTTCAAGTACGCCCTCGGGGCCACCCTGGTGAAGTCCAGCGCCCACTGGCGGGCCTTCGAGACGGTGTTCGAGGTGTACTTCTCGCTGCGGGGGGCCCAGCACGCCATCGACGAGGACGGCAACGTCCTCGACCCGGGGGAGATCGACCCCGACGACGCCGACGGGCAGCTCCCCGGACCCGGCGAGGGGGAGGGCCAGGGGGCCGGCGGCGGGGGCGAGCCCCTCAGCGCCGAGCAGCTGGCCGAGATGCTGTACCAGGCCCTGATGGGCGGCAACGACGCCATGGTCCGGGCCCTGGCCCGCCAGGCCGTGCGGCGCTACGCCGGCATGGAGCCGGGCCGGCCGGTGGGTGGCACCTACTACCTGTACCGGACCCTGCGGAACCTCGACCTGGACGCGGTGCTGGACCGGCTCATGGACGCCACCCGCCAGGAGGCCGGCGAGGACCTGACGTCCCTGGAGGAGCGCCTGGAGCGTGACGAGTTCCAGACCCGCATCGAGCACCTCAAGCGCGAGGTGGAGGCCGAGATCCGGCGCCGCCTGGTGGCCGACCGGGGGGTGGAGGCCATGGCCCGCACCCTGCGCAAGCCGCTGCCCGAGGACGTGGACTTCATGCACGCCAGCCGGGACGAGATGGCCAACCTGCGCAAGGCCCTCTACCCCCTGACCCGGCGGCTGGCCGTGCGCCTGGCCCGCAAGCGCCGCCACGGCCGCAAGGGCCCCCTCGACTTCCGGGCCACGGTGCGCAGCTCGCTCAGCTACGGCGGCGTGCCCGTCGACCCCAAGTTCCGCTACCCCCGGCCCCACAAGCCGGAGATCTTCGTGGTGGCCGACATCTCCGGCTCGGTGGCCGCCTTCGCCCGCTTCACCCTGATGCTGGTCTACGCCATCAGCCACCAGTTCTCGCGGGTGCGCGCCTTCACCTTCATCGACGGCATCGACGAGGTGACCCGCTTCTTCGAGGGCACCGAGGACATCAACGAGGCCATCCACCGGGTCAACACCGAGGCCGACGTGGTGTGGGTCGACGGCCACTCCGACTACGGGCACGCCTTCGAGGTCTTCCACCAGACCTACGCGAAGGAGATCACGCTGAAGACGACCGTGATCATCCTCGGGGACGCGCGGGACAACTACCACGCGTCGCAGTCGTGGGTGCTCAAGGACATCGAGAAGCGGGCCCGCCACCTCTACTGGCTCAACCCCGAGCCGAAGTCCTACTGGGACACCGGCGACTCCATCGTGGGCGAGTACTCCGTGCACTGCGACGGCACCTTCGAGTGCCGCAACCTGCGCCAGCTCGAGAAGTTCGTCGACTACCTGGCCTAG
- a CDS encoding MoxR family ATPase: MSAAATDPRFESVEAVRQGLRDAAYLADEGIAGIVYLADRLGKPVLVEGPAGTGKTQLAKSVAEMLGARLIRLQCYEGLDESKALYEWNYKKQLLRIQAERADDATWSEVEEDIFSDEFLLQRPLLEAIRSPDPVVLLIDEVDRVEVETEALLLEILSDYQVSIPELGTITATQIPLVFLTSNATRELSEALKRRCLYLHVDYPDLEREREIVLAKVPDISEALADQVARIVRSLRQLELKKAPSVSETLDWARTLLLLGVTEVDAETATSTANILLKYQSDIAKAVRELASDQSAVKAYAPGPK, translated from the coding sequence ATGTCCGCAGCTGCGACCGATCCCCGGTTCGAGTCCGTCGAGGCCGTGCGCCAGGGCCTCCGCGACGCCGCCTACCTGGCCGACGAGGGGATCGCCGGCATCGTCTACCTGGCCGACCGCCTGGGCAAGCCCGTCCTGGTCGAGGGCCCGGCCGGCACGGGCAAGACCCAGCTGGCCAAGTCGGTGGCCGAGATGCTGGGGGCCCGCCTCATCCGCCTCCAGTGCTACGAGGGGCTGGACGAGTCCAAGGCCCTCTACGAGTGGAACTACAAGAAGCAGCTCCTGCGCATCCAGGCCGAGCGGGCCGACGACGCCACCTGGAGCGAGGTCGAGGAGGACATCTTCTCCGACGAGTTCCTCCTCCAGCGCCCGCTCCTGGAGGCCATCCGGTCGCCCGACCCGGTGGTGCTGCTCATCGACGAGGTCGACCGGGTCGAGGTCGAGACCGAGGCCCTGCTGCTGGAGATCCTCTCCGACTACCAGGTCTCCATCCCCGAGCTCGGCACCATCACCGCCACCCAGATCCCGCTGGTGTTCCTCACCTCCAACGCCACCCGCGAGCTGTCCGAGGCCCTCAAGCGCCGCTGCCTCTACCTCCACGTCGACTACCCGGACCTGGAGCGGGAGCGGGAGATCGTCCTGGCCAAGGTGCCCGACATCTCCGAGGCCCTGGCCGACCAGGTGGCCCGCATCGTGCGGTCGCTGCGCCAGCTGGAGCTGAAGAAGGCGCCATCGGTGTCCGAGACCCTGGACTGGGCCCGCACCCTGCTGCTGCTGGGGGTCACCGAGGTCGACGCCGAGACGGCCACCAGCACGGCCAACATCCTGCTCAAGTACCAGTCCGACATCGCCAAGGCGGTGCGGGAGCTGGCCAGCGACCAGTCGGCCGTGAAGGCCTACGCCCCCGGGCCCAAGTAG